The DNA sequence GCGGCCGGATGCGCAGACTGACCAGCAGCGGCTCGGGGCCGGTGGTGCGGTGCAGGACGGTTTCGGAGACCAGCACACGGTCTCGCTCGTGCCGTAGCCTGCTCTTCTCACCGAGCACGTCGAGTGACATGCCGGGGAAGCGATTGTCCAAGTGTCCTTTCGCGACCGACCGGATGAGCGACGCCAACCAGGTGCTCTTCCCGGATCCCGCCGCCCCGGCCACGGCGACCACCTTCGGGTGGCCCTCGACGTACTCGCGCGGCACGGCCTGCCCACAGGCCGGGCACACCCGGCGGGCCATCGGAGCACGCCCGTGCGGGCACTCGCCCTTGCGCGCGGCGGACACCGGGAATTCGACCCCGGTCTCGCCGCAGCGCGAGGCGCACTGCCTCAGGTACGCCTTGGCCGGGGTCCGGGTGTGGCAGTAGGGGCAGACAGGGACGCGCCGGGTCGGGGCATGCACAGCGGTCTCCTCCCGGGTCAGGGCACGAGCAGGAGGTGGGGGGCGGGGTGGGCGAGCGCGATGGTCTCGTCCAGGGAGAACGCGCGCAGGAACACCGGCCGCCGCAGGTGGCGCGGCACCCGGAAACGGACGGGCTCGGCCGGGCCGAGGGCGGGTAGCCGCAGGACCTCGACGCCGTCCTCGGGTGCCAGTGGGCGCGACCCGGACTTGGCGACGACCGCGATGTCGGGGGCGGGTTCCGGACCGTGCACGGTGACCAGCAGTTCGCCCCGTCGCCACCAGGCCGCGCGCCGGACGCTGTAGCGCACCTCGCGCAGCCGGGTCGAGCACACCGTGACCATGGGCCCGAACCGGCCGGAGTCCACGACCGAGACCCCGAACCAGTGTTCGCCGGGCAGGGTCGCGGTGATCCGCGCGCCCCGGCCCGCGTACGCCGACCTGCTGATCTCGAACGCGGTGGCCTGTGGGTCCAGCGGCCCGGTGGGAGGCCCGTCCAGCCGCCAGACCACCCGCGCGTCGGTGGCCCACATGGGCCACTGCCACGTCAGCACCACCTGCGGGCCGAACCGCCTGGCGTGCAGGCCGCTGACCGGCTCCAGCGGGGGAGTCGCCCGCGTCGCCGGACCGATGGCGGCGAGCGGGCCGGACACCGAGACCGGCACGAGCACCCGCTGCCCCGCCAGGTCCGCCAGGGGGACCGAAGCCCGGCCCGTGTCGCTGACCGCGACCACCCTGCCCGCGACCACCGCGTCGGCGGCACGGAGGACCTGTGGCGCGGGCGCGATCCCGTCGTACGGGACGCGGATCACCAGCGGAGTGCCGCTCTGCCTGGTCCAGGTCAGCACCACGGTGTCGCCCGAGAGGTCGGCACGCAGGTCGTCGACCTGACGCGGGTCCCCCGGGCACTCGCCGTGAACCGTCAAGCCCGCGCTGTCCGCGGGTTCGCCGACCCGGCCCGGATAGCGGGCGCGCACGAGGTATCGGTACTGCACACCGGGCACCACAGTGGTGTCGTCGAACCCGGTCCCGTCGGACGTGGTGATCTCCGCGGTGTCGCCCGACGGCGCGATCCTGGTCACCGATACCCCGACCGCTCCTGGAGGCAACCGCCAGCGGCCGTGCACCGACAGCATCGTCGACTCGACCGCCAGGTCCAGCACCTCGGGTGCCAACACGACCTCCCCGCTGTGCGCCAGCCCACCGGGAACGCCGTTCCGCAGTGTCTGCACTGTGTAGGACGTCGGCACACCGAAAGGCGGCACGTCCGACAGCGCCAAGGCGTCGGTGTCGTCGGCGATCACCGTTCCGCCTCGGCTGACCCGATAGGTCAGGCGGCCTGCGGTCGATGTCGACTCCTGCCACGCGATGACGATGGTGTCGTGGTGCACCCGCGCGGACACCTCGGTGGGAGCCATGCCTGGACAACGGCGCAGGCCCGACGTGATCGCCGGGTCGGTCAGCTCCCGGCCCGCCGCCAGGTAGCGGGCAGCCGCGTCCTCCGGCGCGGTGTCCTCCAGTTCGCGGGCAGCCGTGAGATCGGCGGCCAACCGGTCCACGGTCGCGGCCAGCGCGTCCCGGACACGCTCCCAGTCCCCGGTCAGCTGCCGGCTCGACAACACCCCGAGCGCGGCGTGCAGCCTGCCGTCGGCGACGGCTTGCCGGTAGTCGGACTCCCAATCGGATCGGTGCGTGCGTCGGCACCAGACGGCGTAGGCGAGCGTGTCGGGGTCGCGGGGGAGACCGCTCGCGACACTGCGCTGCGGTTCGGCTGCCGCGAGGAAGCTGACCTCCTGGTAGCCCAGCAGCACGGCTACCGACAGCTCGCTGAGGAACTCGTGGCGCAGCAGCGGGCTCAGTCCCTCGGGCTCTCCCAGCGCCTGTTCGACGAACTTGAGCACGGTCAGCTCAGCCTCCACACCCGCTCCTCGTCGGGTCCGCAGCTGCGCGCGCCTGCGCCGAAGTGCGTCCGCGTGGACGTCCCGGCCGCCGGAAGACAGGTTTCTCGTCAGGTACTCCCACAGGCTGGGGATGCCGAGGTCGGCGAGTGCGTCGGTGATCCGGCGAGACTGGGGCGTGTCCGGTGGGATGTCGAGGCTCGTGGGCTCGCGCTCGACCGCCCGGTGCTGTTCGAGCGCGGCCAGCACGTCCGGGCGGCTCCAGCGGCCCGCGGACTGCCGGACGAGGGCCGTGACGGCGGCGGCGGGCATGCCTGGCGCGGACCGCAGGAATTGGTCGACCACCTTGGCGAGGGCGGTGCGTTCCGCTGCTACGGCGGTCCGGTGCACCGAGCGCTCGCGCGGATCTGCCAGCGTCCGCGCGGCGATCGGGTGCCCGCGCCGCAGCCGTTCCACGGCCCGGGTGTGCTCGCGCAGTTCGGGCGTGCCCCACAGCGCCGGGATGGAGGTCAGCGCCGAGTCGACCTCGTCGGCGGTGCAGTCGGCGGGCAGCCGGTACACCCGGAACAGGTTCCGGTGGGGCGACCACCCAGTCTCGACCGGCGTGATGACCTCGTCGAGGTAGGCGCGGACCTCGGCCTCGCGAAGTCCGGGAAGGTCGGTCTCGGTCATGTCACCGCCGCAGGCCGGGCAGTGGCGCGACGGTGTCGGTGTCGCGGCCGCGGACCTGGGTCTCGATCTCCAGCCGCGCGCCGTTGGCCGCGTGGGCGTCGATCCGCAGCACCCCGTCGGCGCCGAGTGAGAAGTCGAGCTCGACCGGGTCGCCGCGCCTGCCGTCCCGCGGCAGCCCTTCCATGGTGCGCTCGTCGAGCCGGAGGTGGTCGGCTTCTTCGTCGGACAGCACATCCGTCATGGACTCGTACACGGCAATCCGCATCGTGGTCTGCCTGTCGCGCACGGTGCACAAGGTGTGTCGTCCGTTGGTGGGCAGCGGGGTGTTCGGGGCGATGATCCAGTGCACCGCGCTGCCGAGCGAGGGGTGTGCGGTGTCGCGCGTGATCAGCACGCCGTACCCCTTCGACGTCACGTCCACGACCTTGCGCGACTCGCCGGCAGCGACCTGGGCGGCGCCCTTGGCGACCACCAATTCCGCGTCGGCCGCGAGCCGGGGCGCGGGCAGTCGAGGGAACGCCTCGTCGAGCCTTCTCGCCACGGCGGGCGTCCGGGACATCCCACCGACCAGCAGGACGTCGTCGATCGTCGTCACCCCGGCGGCGCGGGCCTGCTCGATGAGGTCGGCGGTGAAGTCGATGGTGCGGTCGAGCAGGTCGGAGGTGGCCTTCTCGTAGTCACTGCGGGAGATCACCATGCGGTGCACGCGGCCCTGCGTGGTCCGCAGGGTCAGCATCTGCTCGGTGGAGGTCGACAGCGCGACCTTCACCGACTGCGCCTGTCCGAGCAGAGCCGCCATCAGTCGCGGCGACGTCCGGGGATCCTCCTCGTCGGAGACGTCACCCAGCTGGTCGAGGACGAGGTCGACCAGTACCCGGTCCCAGTCGGCGCCGCCGAGACGGGCGTCCCCGCCGGTCGCCACGACACGGACCTCGTCGGGGAACATGAGCACGACGGTGACGTCGAAGGTACCGCCGCCGAGGTCGTAGACGAGGACCGCCCGACCGGCGGGCGTGCCGCGCAGGCCGCTGGCCAGCGCCGCCGCGGTCGGTTCGTTGACCAGGTCGATCACGTCCAGCCCGGCGATGCGGGCCGCCTCGCGGGTGCGCGCCCGCTCCGCCGTCCCGAAGTAGGCGGGGACCGTGACGACGGCGCTGGCGAGCGGGCCGTCGGCGGGAACTTCGGTGCCGAGCGTCTCGAGCGCGTCCTCGACGGCCTGCCGCAGGATGAGGGCCGAGATCTGTTCGGGCCGCAGGTGCCCGCCGGGGACCGCGACGGTGTAGTCGCCGCCGATCTCGCGCTTGATCTCGGTGATCACCCGTCCCGGCTCTTGAGCGCGCTGGTCGAGCGCGAACTCACCCACCGCCGCGGTGCCGTCCGCGTCGAGGTAGACCGCCGACGGGGTGGTTGTGCGGCCCTCCCGGTTGGTCAGCACCCTGGCCTCCCCGGTGTTGTCCACCACGCAGACGCACGTGGCGGTCGTGCCGAGGTCGATTCCCAGGCGGGGACGGTCAGCGCGGGTCGTCATGCTCGTCCTCTTCCCGGTCGTAGGCCTCGGTGATCTGCGCCGGCTGCGGCCGCACGTCCTCGGTGTCCAGCACCCACACGGGAAGCTGGCCGTCACGCCGCGAGACGCCACGGACCCGCCTGGGGAGGTCGAGGACCCCGGGGTCGTTCGACGTGACGAGGACCTGGGGGACTTGGCGACTCGCGTCGATCCGGGCCATCCGCTCCGCCGCGACCTGGTCACGGCCCAGGATGCGGACGTCCTCCTCGAGCTCCGCCGACCGCTTCAGCTTCTCCTGCTTGATGCTCTCCCTCCGCAGGTCCGTCTCCACCGCCGCGTTGATCAACTGCTGGCCGAGCTGCCTGCTCTGCTGCCGCAGCTTCGCGATGTGCCGGAACTCCTCGTTCATCTCGTCGGACTGGAACTTGATCGCACCGATGGTGGTCAGCTTGGGGGAGACGTTCTGCTCCCGCAGCGCCTGTTCGACGAGTGTCTTCAGCTCGGCGCGGACCTGGTTCTGATCGCTGATGAACTCCTCGATGAGGTGGCTGTTGGACACCTCGTTGAAGTAGCCCTTGACCACCACACCGAGCAGGCGGGTGACCAGCCGCTGCACTGCGGCCGACTTGCGCACGCCTGCGGTGCCGTGCTCCTCGTCGTCCTCGCCGAACCGCTTGACCAGGTGCGGCGCGGTCTCCGGTGGGATGACGAAGGTCTGGGTCAGCTCGACCGACACGTGGAACCCGTCCAGGGTCACCTCGATCAGGTCCAGCTCGGAGTCATAGCGGTCGGCGCTGACGTCCTTGCGTCCCCAGGAGAGGATCAGTTCCCGTGAGGGGATCCGCACCACGCGGGCGAAGAACGGGTTGATGGCGTAGGTGGAGCCGCCGGGGAGCACCTCCGACTGCGGACCGAACTGCCCGCCGTTGTCCAGGAAGATCCAGGGGAACTGGAAGCTCTCGTGGCCCTCGATCTTCGGCGCGGGCTCGGCGGCGTCGACCGGGTGCGCCCCTTCGGTGACGATGACGACACCGGTCTCCTCGCTCTCCACCGATACCAGTCGCAGGTCCTCCGGCTCCAGGTAGTGGTGCGACAGCGGGACCATCTCCAGGTCCAGGTGGTTCTCGGTGAGCACGTTGAACATGTCGGTGTTGATGGCGTAGTTGCCCCCACCGGGGAGCAGCGCCTGCTGCGGTCCCTGCTGCCCACCGTCGTCGAGGAACTTCACCCCGTCCTGGAAGTACTTGCACTCGACGTGCCGGGCGAGGGTGTGGCCGTACGGCATGATCTCGCCCACCTTGGCCACCACGACGCCGATGGTCCGCAGGGGGACGTATGTGCGTTTCACGATTTTCACGTCGAAGACGGTCGGGTGGATGGCGTACTGGCCACCGCTGTTCAGGACCTCGATCTGCGGTCCCTGCTGTCCGTCTTTGTCGAGGAAGGTCTTGAAGTCCTGGAAGTCGTCGCACGGCACGTGCCGTGCGATGGGCTGTCCGTGCTCGAGGGAGCCGCCCATCTTGGCGTGCACGATTCCGATCGAGTCGCTCGGGATGCTGATCATGTCATGGAAGACCACCCGGTAGAGCCAGCGTGGCCGGAAGTAGATGCGACCGCCGCGCAGCAACTTGCTCTGCCGGTCCACCGCCTCGGCGAGCGAATCGGCGTGCCGGAACGAGCTGTACCTCCGGTTCACGACGACGAACTGCCCCAGCGGAACGTTCACGACCGACCTCTTGACCTGTTGCACGACCAGCACGAGGAAACCCAGCCCGGCCAGCACCCAGAGCCCCGACACCACGAACCCGATGACGTCATCCACTGCGCCGCTCCTCGCTGATCCGGTCGTGCACCGCGGTCACCGTCATGCCCCAGCTGTCGTACCAGCCGGATGGTCGGTTCGGCGAGCGCAGCGTCGGGAAGAACCCAGGGACGTCCCCGCCGTCGGCGGCCCACGTTTCGTAGTCGTCCGGTACGAAGCCCTGACTGCTCCACCCGAAGGTGAGGGCCAGGGTGTGCATCCTGTTCCGCGAGCTCTCCGGCAGCAGCGCTCGCTGGGCGTGGAAACCGTGCCTACCGCTGGTTTCTTCCTGCCACACCCGGGCGAGGTCGCGCAGGAAAGCCGTTCCGACGTGGTTGACGTGTGATCGGGTCATCCAGCCCTCCTCCGACCGCCCGGCTGCCGCCAGCAGCATGTCGGTGGTCAGCCGGTCGGCCGTGACGAGATCACCTGCTCGCAACGCGGTCCGCACCGCCGCGATGAGCGCCGCCGTACGGTCTACCGGAGTGGTGGCGTCGTGCGTCTGCGGCTTCGTGCGCACTAGGGCGCGTAGCTGCACGAGATGGGCCGGACCGGGTAATGCACTGGCACGCGCGTCGAGGAAGGCGTCGGGCTGCCGCGGACCGGCCAGGATGATCCGCCGTACGGGGATGCTGCGCCGTTCCGCGGCCTGTCTCATGTCGACGGTCTCCGGGGAGGGCCGGTCGGTGTCCAGGATCAGCAGCACTCCCGCACCGTTGAGAGTGTCCGGAATGGTCGAGATCCGCACGGTGAAGCCGTTGTCCACCAGGAGTTTCCGAAGCCGGACCGCGTAAGCGTCCTGGGGTGAGCCGCAGACCACCACGGACGCTGACACCGATTCCAGTTCCGCGGCCACCTCGTCGGAGTCCGGCCGATCCCGTGCCCGTTTGGACAGTGCCAGCCCGACCATCTCGCGCACCTCTCCCGGCACCGCGCGCAGGTCCGGATCCGCGCCGAGGATGGCCGGGATCACCTCGCCCGCCGCGCCGTCGCCGAACGGCCCCCGTCCGGTCGCGGCGTAGAAGACCACGCAGCCCCACGCGAAGATGTCGGACTTCACCGACGCGGTGCTGCCTCCCTTGACGAGTTCCGGAGCCTGGTAGGGCAGGGTTCCCATCACCTTCCCGGTGCTCGTCAGGCGACCGATGTCGGCGACGGTGGTCGCGATGCCGAAATCGATCAGCACGGCGCGGGTCGGACCGACCATCACGTTGGAGGGCTTGAGATCCCGGTGGATCAACCCTTCCCGGTGGATGTCACGCAGCGCCCGCGCGGTGTCGCGGGCGAGCGAGACGACGCGCTCGGCGGGCAGACCCCTTCCGGGCACCGCCAAACGGTCCAGCGCCTGTCCCTGAACCACCTCCGTGGCCACGTAGAGCGGGTCGCCCACCGCTTGCGCGTCGACCACCGTGGCGGTGTACTCCGAGTGCACCGCCTGCGCCGCCGCGATCTCCTGGGTGAACCGCTTGCGGTACACGGGATCCGCCGCGTGCGACGAGTGGATCACCTTCACGGCCACCTGTTCCCCGGACGACTCCGCCAGGTACACCGTTCCCATCCCGCCTGATCCCAGCCTGCCCAGAACCCGGTAGGGCCCCAGGCGTCTCGGATCACCGGGTCTCAATACCTCGACCTGCGCAATGACCATTCGTCACCTTCCGGCACACGAACGTCCCCCGACGCGTGCCACGCGCGGACCCCGCTTGTCCGCCGTGCGTCGCAAAGACGATTCTAGACCGGTTCACAACAAAATTGTCCGGCTATCACGCTTTTGCCCTACGACAGTCGCTTCGTTGCGTTCCCCGGAGCCAAACTTTCATGATCGGATGTCCAGTACGGTGTCATGGCGGGGGAACCGGCCGACCTTGGCCGTAAATTTGCGGAATTCGGATCCGGAAAGACTGATCTTGGAATAAGGCCGCCGACCACCTGGGTTGACTTCTTCAGTGCCGATTCCGCCGCCCGCGGGTCCGATGGGAATCCGCGACGACATCTACGAGGTATTCCTGAGGCCGGCTCGCTTCTCTCACGGCCACCAGCGCCGCGCGTCGTCGACCGCTGCGGCCAGGCTGTCGTGAAACCCGGGACCGGCGAGTTCCGCCAGCCTCGGGGCGGCCAGGTCCAGGAGCGCGAGGCAAGTCGTCCGACTTACCGACCGCGTCGTACGGCGAAGCACGACGACCAAGTCCGGGCCCTGCAGGACCGTCACGGCGCGAGTGACCACCGCGACCAGCAGCCCGCGGTCCCGGCTCGGTGCCGCCGCCACGGCCCGTGCGAGGTAAGAGGCGGAGTTGAGGACGGGCACCAGGCCGGTAAGCGCCCGCGTCCGGGCTTCCTCGGGGAGGAGTTCCGCGGCGGACAGCGCTACACCCACCTCGGCGGCGGTCAAGCTCGGTGCGGCCGAAGCCAACGCGCGAGCTCTGCGGAACGGATCGTCCATCGCCAGGATCTCGGGCAGCGTGCGGACGAGCGGCGGGGCAGGCCTGTGTCCCACGGCGGTGGTGCGCTCGTCGGGCACCGCGTATCCGGCCAGCACGCCGGCACGGGTCCGGTGGTTGGCCGCTGCGAAGGCGTCGTCGGGGTCGGCGGGGGCGGTGGTGATGGTGCGCGCCGCGGTCAGCGCGGCGGCGAGCACCGGTGGCCGTTCGCC is a window from the Saccharothrix saharensis genome containing:
- a CDS encoding protein kinase domain-containing protein, with amino-acid sequence MVIAQVEVLRPGDPRRLGPYRVLGRLGSGGMGTVYLAESSGEQVAVKVIHSSHAADPVYRKRFTQEIAAAQAVHSEYTATVVDAQAVGDPLYVATEVVQGQALDRLAVPGRGLPAERVVSLARDTARALRDIHREGLIHRDLKPSNVMVGPTRAVLIDFGIATTVADIGRLTSTGKVMGTLPYQAPELVKGGSTASVKSDIFAWGCVVFYAATGRGPFGDGAAGEVIPAILGADPDLRAVPGEVREMVGLALSKRARDRPDSDEVAAELESVSASVVVCGSPQDAYAVRLRKLLVDNGFTVRISTIPDTLNGAGVLLILDTDRPSPETVDMRQAAERRSIPVRRIILAGPRQPDAFLDARASALPGPAHLVQLRALVRTKPQTHDATTPVDRTAALIAAVRTALRAGDLVTADRLTTDMLLAAAGRSEEGWMTRSHVNHVGTAFLRDLARVWQEETSGRHGFHAQRALLPESSRNRMHTLALTFGWSSQGFVPDDYETWAADGGDVPGFFPTLRSPNRPSGWYDSWGMTVTAVHDRISEERRSG
- a CDS encoding Hsp70 family protein, giving the protein MTTRADRPRLGIDLGTTATCVCVVDNTGEARVLTNREGRTTTPSAVYLDADGTAAVGEFALDQRAQEPGRVITEIKREIGGDYTVAVPGGHLRPEQISALILRQAVEDALETLGTEVPADGPLASAVVTVPAYFGTAERARTREAARIAGLDVIDLVNEPTAAALASGLRGTPAGRAVLVYDLGGGTFDVTVVLMFPDEVRVVATGGDARLGGADWDRVLVDLVLDQLGDVSDEEDPRTSPRLMAALLGQAQSVKVALSTSTEQMLTLRTTQGRVHRMVISRSDYEKATSDLLDRTIDFTADLIEQARAAGVTTIDDVLLVGGMSRTPAVARRLDEAFPRLPAPRLAADAELVVAKGAAQVAAGESRKVVDVTSKGYGVLITRDTAHPSLGSAVHWIIAPNTPLPTNGRHTLCTVRDRQTTMRIAVYESMTDVLSDEEADHLRLDERTMEGLPRDGRRGDPVELDFSLGADGVLRIDAHAANGARLEIETQVRGRDTDTVAPLPGLRR
- a CDS encoding SPFH domain-containing protein, yielding MDDVIGFVVSGLWVLAGLGFLVLVVQQVKRSVVNVPLGQFVVVNRRYSSFRHADSLAEAVDRQSKLLRGGRIYFRPRWLYRVVFHDMISIPSDSIGIVHAKMGGSLEHGQPIARHVPCDDFQDFKTFLDKDGQQGPQIEVLNSGGQYAIHPTVFDVKIVKRTYVPLRTIGVVVAKVGEIMPYGHTLARHVECKYFQDGVKFLDDGGQQGPQQALLPGGGNYAINTDMFNVLTENHLDLEMVPLSHHYLEPEDLRLVSVESEETGVVIVTEGAHPVDAAEPAPKIEGHESFQFPWIFLDNGGQFGPQSEVLPGGSTYAINPFFARVVRIPSRELILSWGRKDVSADRYDSELDLIEVTLDGFHVSVELTQTFVIPPETAPHLVKRFGEDDEEHGTAGVRKSAAVQRLVTRLLGVVVKGYFNEVSNSHLIEEFISDQNQVRAELKTLVEQALREQNVSPKLTTIGAIKFQSDEMNEEFRHIAKLRQQSRQLGQQLINAAVETDLRRESIKQEKLKRSAELEEDVRILGRDQVAAERMARIDASRQVPQVLVTSNDPGVLDLPRRVRGVSRRDGQLPVWVLDTEDVRPQPAQITEAYDREEDEHDDPR